From Hydra vulgaris chromosome 15, alternate assembly HydraT2T_AEP, one genomic window encodes:
- the LOC136091491 gene encoding uncharacterized protein LOC136091491 — MEPNQGDKISFFKEVQPFSENLFSREKLLREFRLFLHGSNKSILILYGMSGVGKTQIARKYCEIYYNFYKNFVWIDAAFGKLQTSMRNQCQLLGFEVHDTRGDYLNIEVIVEKIHNHYKNEKILYIFDNVDDESVKNLTMYISRKPNSFTLITSQWRAWSNNVNKMLVDVFTSEEAIAYVKNNIKENADENIRNLIKELGYHPFAITQAIKYINIHRISIEKYVDRYRSKPEILDNNFPTEEEPKSAIKAINLVLTKLEKSKHFPFKILNCLSHCDYQNISKQFIIQISKQMEINEEYVIDEAVGLLMSYSLLNFDDNKYSMHELTQLTCRCFQNRNSTTNTYFSLIEKLFRFELNEVKDHVDYGNYFVFHFICMFRTNGIKISKTFHNMTTSIQKLLVCKSLFEEAIEILKSIQSFNTETYGENNKFTLYTKNNIARCLYAMGKYNEALEIYYSVDKIRTEILGINHPYTMSTKHNIANCLNAMGKYNEALEIYYSVDKIQTEILGINHPDTMGTKNNIAICLSKMGKYNEALEIYYSVDKIKTEILGFNHPDTMRTKNNIAICLSKMGKYNEALEIYYSVDKIQTEIFGINHPDTMSTKHNIANCLYSMGKYNEALEIYYSVDKIQTEILGINHPDTMSTKHNIANCLYSMGKYNEALEIYYSVNKIQTEILGINHPDTMSTKHNIANCLYSMGKYNEALEIFYSVNKMQTEILGINHLDTMTTKHNIANCLNAMGKYNEALEILYSVDKIQTEILGINHPDTMRTKNNIANCLKNKEKQ; from the exons ATGGAACCAAATCAAGGAGATaaaattagcttttttaaag AAGTTCAACCgttttcagaaaatttattttcacgcGAAAAACTACTTCGTGAATTTCGACTTTTTTTACATGGATCAAACAagtcaattttaatattatatggaATGTCCGGTGTTGGGAAGACACAAATTGCAAGAAAGTATTGCgaaatttattataacttcTACAAAAACTTTGTTTGGATAGACGCAGCATTTGGAAAGTTACAAACCTCAATGAGAAACCAATGTCAACTATTAGGATTCGAAGTTCATGACACGAGAGGTGATTATTTGAATATAGAAgtgattgttgaaaaaattcacaaccattataaaaatgaaaaaattttgtatatttttgacaatgtCGACGATGAAAGTGTTAAAAACCTGACCATGTATATTTCAAGAAAACCAAATTCATTTACGTTGATTACTTCCCAATGGAGAGCGTGGTCGAATAACGTAAACAAAATGCTAGTTGATGTTTTTACTTCAGAAGAAGCAATcgcttatgtaaaaaataatattaaagaaaacgCCGATGAAAATATAAGAAACCTCATTAAAGAACTTGGTTATCATCCGTTCGCTATTACTCaggcaataaaatatataaatattcatagAATTTCGATAGAAAAATACGTAGATCGATATAGATCGAAACCAGAAATATTAGACAATAACTTTCCAACAGAAGAAGAACCAAAGTCTGCAATAAAAGCAATTAActtagttttaacaaaattagaaaaaagtaaacattttccatttaaaatattaaactgtttatcTCATTGCGACTATCAAAACATAAGTAAACAGTTTATAATccaaatttcaaaacaaatggaAATAAATGAAGAATATGTAATAGATGAAGCCGTTGGGTTACTAATGAGTTATTCTTTACTAAACTTTGATGATAACAAATATTCAATGCACGAACTGACACAGCTGACGTGTAGATGTTTTCAAAATAGAAATTCAACTACAAATAcgtattttagtttaattgaaaaattatttagatttgaATTGAATGAAGTAAAAGATCACGTGGATTACggaaactattttgttttccattttatCTGTATGTTTCGCACTAAcggaataaaaatttcaaaaacattccATAATATGACGACatctattcaaaaattattagtatgtaaaagtttatttgaagaAGCAAtcgaaatattaaaaagtattcaaagtTTTAATACGGAAACTTATGgcgaaaataataaatttacgctttatacaaaaaataatatcgcaagATGTTTATAcgctatgggaaaatataacgaagctttagaaatttattattctgttgataaaatacgaactgaaattttaggtatcaaccatccataTACAATgtcaacaaaacataatatcgcaaactgtttgaacgctatgggaaaatataacgaagctttagaaatttattattctgttgataaaatacaaactgaaattttaggtatcaaccatccagatacaatgggaacaaaaaataatatcgcaatcTGTTTGAGCaaaatgggaaaatataacgaagctttagaaatttattattctgttgataaaataaaaactgaaattttaggtttcaaccatccagatacaatgagaacaaaaaataatatcgcaatcTGTTTGAGCaaaatgggaaaatataacgaagctttagaaatttattattctgttgataaaatacaaactgaaatttttggtatcaaccatccagatacaatgtcaacaaaacataatatcgcaaactgtttgtactctatgggaaaatataacgaagcattagaaatttattattctgttgataaaatacaaactgaaattttaggtatcaaccatccagatacaatgtcaacaaaacataatatcgcaaactgtttgtactctatgggaaaatataacgaagctttagaaatttattattctgttaataaaatacaaactgaaattttaggtatcaaccatccagatacaatgtcaacaaaacataatatcgcaaactgtttgtactctatgggaaaatataacgaagctttagaaattttttattctgttaataaaatgcaaactgaaattttaggtatcaaccatctagatacaatgacaacaaaacataatatcgcaaactgtttgaacgctatgggaaaatataacgaagctttagaaattctttattctgttgataaaatacaaactgaaattttaggtatcaaccatccagatacaatgcgaacaaaaaataatatcgcaaactgtttgaaaaataaagaaaaacagtaa